One Capsicum annuum cultivar UCD-10X-F1 chromosome 2, UCD10Xv1.1, whole genome shotgun sequence genomic window carries:
- the LOC107858066 gene encoding ABC transporter B family member 9-like isoform X3 yields MDDNGEKSSTIKGDEKVAFYKLFSFAHRVDIALMTIGTIGAIGEGLTQPLMTLIFGQIINSFGTPSSSNEVLHKVSKVAIYYVYLAIASAIACFLRKSKCVSLPINISITEMSCWMVTGERQATRIRGLYLKTILRQDIAFFDTETTTGEVIGRMSGDTILIQDALGDKVGKFVKLLSTFVGGFIIAFSKGWLLSLVLVSCIPALVIAGGAMALIMSNMSSRGQIAYAKAGNVVEQTIGAIRTVAAFNGEKLAINKYDNTLKIAYAFTVQQGLVSGVGLGTFLLVLLSTYGLAIWYGSKMVIEKGYHGGDVINVLMAIMIGGMSLGQTTPSLNAFAAGQAAAYKMFETINRKPLIDASDVSGVVLEHIEGEIELKDVYFRYPSRLDVQIFSGLSLVVPSGKTVALVGESGSGKSTIISLLERFYDPEAGEVLIDGVNLKKYQLKWIRQQIGLVSQEPILFATTIKENISYGKENATEEEINTAIEIANAANFIKKLPQGLDTMVGERGTQLSGGQKQRLAIARAILKNPKILLLDEATSALDAESEQIVQEALEKVMEKRTSVVVAHRLTTIRNADLIAVLHAGKLLEQGNHDKLMQDPNGAYSQLMQMQGGMGSYEDDNMIMKNMDPDKVNTTMNLDYNMTRSSSQQLSAVKQSTSHGSSRHSFTLSYPSRGTTDIHEAATGDADKKKDDEQSLKNRNKVPIRRLAELNKPEFPYVLLGSLAAIIHGLLMPLFGLLLSEAIKSFFNPPHKLRNESRFWGLMFFGLGVVTFLVVPFENYLFGVAGGKLIERIRSLTFKKVVHQEISWFDDPANSSGAVGARLSTDASTVRTLVGDALALTVQSTATALGGLMIAFTANWILAIIILLVLPLICVPGFLPAKLYEGYSADAKVMYEEASQIANDAVGSIRTVTSFCAEEKVMDMYLKKCEGPMMKGVKIGIVSGASLGFGSFTLYCTIGFCFFIGSVLIEHRLATFGQVFKVFFALTFAAVGVTQSTGIAPNVNKAKDSIASIFDILDRKSKIDSSSDVGTTLAFVRGDIELKHVSFRYPTRPDVQIFKDLCLTIPFGKTVALVGESGSGKSTVISLIERFYNPQSGEIHLDGVEIKQFKLSWLRHQMGLLSQEPVLFNETIRDNIAYSRQGKATEEEIVQAAKSANAHNFISSLPQGFDTEVGERGIQLSGGQKQRIAIARAILKDPKILLLDEATSALDAESERIVQEALDGIMVNRTTVVVAHRLTTIRGADIIAVMKNGVIVEKGRHDVLMNIEDGVYASLVALSMTSA; encoded by the exons ATGGATGATAATGgagaaaaatcatcaacaattaaAGGAGATGAGAAAGTTGCATTCTACAAATTATTTAGTTTTGCACATAGAGTTGATATTGCACTAATGACCATTGGAACTATTGGAGCCATTGGTGAAGGATTAACTCAACCTTTAATGACACTCATTTTTGGCCAAATTATTAATTCTTTTGGTACTCCTTCATCTTCCAATGAGGTTCTTCATAAAGTCTCAAAG gTTGCCATTTACTATGTCTATCTCGCTATTGCGTCGGCCATTGCTTGCTTTTTACGTAAGT CAAAATGCGTAAGCTTACCAATAAATATTAGTATTACAGAGATGTCATGTTGGATGGTCACTGGAGAGAGACAAGCGACTCGAATTCGGGGACTCTACTTGAAGACAATATTGAGGCAGGACATTGCCTTCTTTGACACTGAAACAACAACTGGAGAAGTCATTGGAAGAATGTCTGGAGATACTATTCTCATTCAAGATGCCTTGGGTGATAAG GTTGGGAAGTTTGTTAAGCTTCTCTCGACATTCGTTGGAGGCTTCATAATCGCCTTCTCAAAGGGATGGCTTCTCTCACTAGTCTTGGTTTCTTGCATTCCTGCTCTTGTCATTGCTGGAGGAGCCATGGCATTGATCATGTCCAACATGTCAAGCCGCGGACAGATTGCTTATGCAAAAGCTGGAAATGTAGTTGAGCAAACTATTGGAGCAATCAGAACA GTTGCAGCATTCAATGGAGAGAAGCTGGCGATAAATAAGTACGACAACACACTAAAAATTGCCTATGCTTTTACTGTCCAACAAGGACTTGTTTCAGGAGTTGGACTTGGTACATTCTTACTCGTTCTTTTATCTACTTATGGACTTGCCATTTGGTATGGTTCTAAAATGGTAATAGAGAAAGGTTATCATGGTGGAGATGTCATCAATGTTCTCATGGCTATAATGATCGGTGGAAT GTCACTAGGCCAAACTACACCTTCATTGAATGCATTTGCAGCAGGACAGGCTGCAGCTTACAAAATGTTTGAGACAATCAACAGAAAACCTTTGATTGACGCATCTGACGTGAGTGGGGTTGTGTTGGAACACATCGAGGGTGAAATTGAGCTTAAAGATGTGTATTTTAGATATCCATCCAGGCTAGATGTGCAAATATTTAGTGGATTATCACTTGTTGTTCCTAGTGGCAAAACTGTAGCTTTGGTTGGGGAAAGTGGAAGCGGGAAGTCAACTATTATCAGTTTATTGGAGAGATTCTACGATCCTGAAGCTGGAGAAGTACTCATAGATGGTGTCAATTTGAAGAAATATCAACTCAAATGGATCAGGCAGCAGATAGGATTAGTAAGCCAGGAGCCTATCCTGTTTGCAACTACCATAAAGGAGAATATCAGTTATGGTAAAGAAAACGCTACTGAAGAAGAGATTAACACAGCTATTGAGATTGCTAATGCTgctaatttcattaaaaaactACCCCAG GGGCTAGACACTATGGTAGGTGAGCGTGGAACACAACTATCTGGTGGTCAAAAGCAAAGACTGGCAATAGCAAGGGCTATTCTAAAGAACCCAAAAATACTACTCCTCGATGAAGCTACAAGTGCACTTGATGCTGAATCAGAGCAAATTGTGCAAGAAGCACTTGAGAAAGTTATGGAGAAAAGAACATCTGTGGTTGTTGCTCATCGTCTAACAACCATCAGAAATGCTGATCTTATAGCTGTACTGCACGCTGGCAAACTACTAGAGCAAG GAAATCACGATAAATTGATGCAAGATCCAAATGGGGCATATTCACAGCTTATGCAAATGCAGGGAGGCATGGGAAGCTATGAagatgataacatgattatgaaAAATATGGACCCTGACAAGGTAAATACAACCATGAATTTGGACTACAACATGACCAGGTCATCAAGCCAGCAATTGTCAGCAGTGAAGCAATCAACAAGCCATGGATCCTCTAGACATTCCTTCACACTCAGCTATCCTAGTCGGGGGACGACTGATATTCATGAAGCTGCAACAGGAGATGCGgataagaaaaaagatgatgagCAAAGTTTAAAGAATCGAAATAAAGTTCCTATTAGGCGGCTTGCTGAACTAAACAAACCTGAGTTTCCATATGTACTACTTGGATCATTGGCTGCAATTATTCATGGCCTACTAATGCCCTTATTTGGGCTCTTGCTGTCAGAGGCCATTAAATCCTTCTTTAACCCTCCACATAAGTTGCGAAATGAATCGAGATTCTGGGGACTCATGTTCTTTGGCCTCGGTGTGGTAACTTTTCTGGTTGTACCtttcgagaattatttatttgGAGTTGCAGGGGGGAAATTGATCGAGAGAATCCGTTCTTTGACATTTAAGAAAGTAGTCCACCAAGAAATCAGCTGGTTTGATGACCCTGCAAATTCAAG TGGTGCAGTAGGTGCAAGGTTATCAACTGATGCTTCTACAGTCAGGACACTTGTGGGTGATGCTTTGGCACTTACTGTACAAAGCACGGCAACTGCATTAGGCGGTCTCATGATAGCCTTCACTGCTAATTGGATTCTAGCGATTATCATTCTTCTTGTATTACCCTTAATTTGTGTGCCAGGATTTTTACCGGCCAAGTTGTATGAAGGCTATAGTGCTGATGCTAAG GTGATGTATGAAGAAGCTAGTCAAATAGCAAATGATGCTGTTGGTAGTATTAGAACAGTGACGTCATTCTGTGCAGAAGAAAAAGTGATGGACATGTACCTAAAGAAATGTGAAGGCCCAATGATGAAAGGAGTAAAGATCGGAATTGTCAGTGGAGCAAGCTTAGGTTTTGGTTCTTTTACACTCTACTGTACGATTGGCTTTTGTTTCTTCATTGGATCTGTCCTAATCGAACATAGGTTAGCTACATTTGGCCAAGTCTTTAAG GTTTTCTTTGCATTGACATTCGCAGCCGTTGGAGTTACTCAAAGTACTGGAATTGCTCCAAATGTTAACAAAGCCAAAGATTCTATAGCTTCTATATTTGACATTCTTGATAGAAAATCCAAGATTGACTCAAGTTCTGATGTTGGCACTACTCTAGCTTTTGTTCGTGGAGATATTGAACTCAAACATGTGAGTTTCAGGTATCCAACTCGCCCGGATGTCCAAATCTTCAAGGATTTATGTTTAACTATCCCTTTTGGAAAG ACTGTTGCTCTGGTGGGGGAGAGTGGAAGCGGGAAATCAACTGTCATTAGCCTAATAGAGAGGTTCTATAATCCTCAATCAGGAGAAATACATTTGGATGGTGTGGAAATCAAACAATTCAAGTTGAGTTGGCTAAGGCATCAAATGGGCCTGCTGAGTCAAGAACCAGTATTATTTAACGAGACAATTCGTGACAACATTGCCTACAGCAGACAAGGGAAAGCAACAGAAGAAGAGATCGTTCAAGCAGCAAAATCAGCAAATGCACACAACTTTATATCCTCACTGCCTCAAGGATTTGATACAGAGGTTGGGGAAAGAGGGATACAATTATCTGGTGGACAAAAGCAAAGAATAGCTATTGCACGAGCAATATTGAAGGACCCAAAGATCCTTTTGCTGGACGAGGCAACAAGTGCATTAGATGCAGAATCAGAGCGCATAGTACAAGAAGCATTGGATGGAATAATGGTAAATAGGACAACCGTGGTTGTAGCTCATCGCTTAACCACAATTAGAGGGGCTGATATCATTGCTGTGATGAAGAATGGAGTGATTGTTGAGAAAGGAAGACATGATGTTCTTATGAATATAGAAGATGGAGTTTATGCATCCTTAGTAGCATTGAGTATGACTTCAGCCTGA
- the LOC107858066 gene encoding ABC transporter B family member 9-like isoform X2, whose translation MDDNGEKSSTIKGDEKVAFYKLFSFAHRVDIALMTIGTIGAIGEGLTQPLMTLIFGQIINSFGTPSSSNEVLHKVSKVAIYYVYLAIASAIACFLQMSCWMVTGERQATRIRGLYLKTILRQDIAFFDTETTTGEVIGRMSGDTILIQDALGDKVGKFVKLLSTFVGGFIIAFSKGWLLSLVLVSCIPALVIAGGAMALIMSNMSSRGQIAYAKAGNVVEQTIGAIRTVAAFNGEKLAINKYDNTLKIAYAFTVQQGLVSGVGLGTFLLVLLSTYGLAIWYGSKMVIEKGYHGGDVINVLMAIMIGGMSLGQTTPSLNAFAAGQAAAYKMFETINRKPLIDASDVSGVVLEHIEGEIELKDVYFRYPSRLDVQIFSGLSLVVPSGKTVALVGESGSGKSTIISLLERFYDPEAGEVLIDGVNLKKYQLKWIRQQIGLVSQEPILFATTIKENISYGKENATEEEINTAIEIANAANFIKKLPQGLDTMVGERGTQLSGGQKQRLAIARAILKNPKILLLDEATSALDAESEQIVQEALEKVMEKRTSVVVAHRLTTIRNADLIAVLHAGKLLEQGNHDKLMQDPNGAYSQLMQMQGGMGSYEDDNMIMKNMDPDKVNTTMNLDYNMTRSSSQQLSAVKQSTSHGSSRHSFTLSYPSRGTTDIHEAATGDADKKKDDEQSLKNRNKVPIRRLAELNKPEFPYVLLGSLAAIIHGLLMPLFGLLLSEAIKSFFNPPHKLRNESRFWGLMFFGLGVVTFLVVPFENYLFGVAGGKLIERIRSLTFKKVVHQEISWFDDPANSSGAVGARLSTDASTVRTLVGDALALTVQSTATALGGLMIAFTANWILAIIILLVLPLICVPGFLPAKLYEGYSADAKVMYEEASQIANDAVGSIRTVTSFCAEEKVMDMYLKKCEGPMMKGVKIGIVSGASLGFGSFTLYCTIGFCFFIGSVLIEHRLATFGQVFKVFFALTFAAVGVTQSTGIAPNVNKAKDSIASIFDILDRKSKIDSSSDVGTTLAFVRGDIELKHVSFRYPTRPDVQIFKDLCLTIPFGKTVALVGESGSGKSTVISLIERFYNPQSGEIHLDGVEIKQFKLSWLRHQMGLLSQEPVLFNETIRDNIAYSRQGKATEEEIVQAAKSANAHNFISSLPQGFDTEVGERGIQLSGGQKQRIAIARAILKDPKILLLDEATSALDAESERIVQEALDGIMVNRTTVVVAHRLTTIRGADIIAVMKNGVIVEKGRHDVLMNIEDGVYASLVALSMTSA comes from the exons ATGGATGATAATGgagaaaaatcatcaacaattaaAGGAGATGAGAAAGTTGCATTCTACAAATTATTTAGTTTTGCACATAGAGTTGATATTGCACTAATGACCATTGGAACTATTGGAGCCATTGGTGAAGGATTAACTCAACCTTTAATGACACTCATTTTTGGCCAAATTATTAATTCTTTTGGTACTCCTTCATCTTCCAATGAGGTTCTTCATAAAGTCTCAAAG gTTGCCATTTACTATGTCTATCTCGCTATTGCGTCGGCCATTGCTTGCTTTTTAC AGATGTCATGTTGGATGGTCACTGGAGAGAGACAAGCGACTCGAATTCGGGGACTCTACTTGAAGACAATATTGAGGCAGGACATTGCCTTCTTTGACACTGAAACAACAACTGGAGAAGTCATTGGAAGAATGTCTGGAGATACTATTCTCATTCAAGATGCCTTGGGTGATAAG GTTGGGAAGTTTGTTAAGCTTCTCTCGACATTCGTTGGAGGCTTCATAATCGCCTTCTCAAAGGGATGGCTTCTCTCACTAGTCTTGGTTTCTTGCATTCCTGCTCTTGTCATTGCTGGAGGAGCCATGGCATTGATCATGTCCAACATGTCAAGCCGCGGACAGATTGCTTATGCAAAAGCTGGAAATGTAGTTGAGCAAACTATTGGAGCAATCAGAACA GTTGCAGCATTCAATGGAGAGAAGCTGGCGATAAATAAGTACGACAACACACTAAAAATTGCCTATGCTTTTACTGTCCAACAAGGACTTGTTTCAGGAGTTGGACTTGGTACATTCTTACTCGTTCTTTTATCTACTTATGGACTTGCCATTTGGTATGGTTCTAAAATGGTAATAGAGAAAGGTTATCATGGTGGAGATGTCATCAATGTTCTCATGGCTATAATGATCGGTGGAAT GTCACTAGGCCAAACTACACCTTCATTGAATGCATTTGCAGCAGGACAGGCTGCAGCTTACAAAATGTTTGAGACAATCAACAGAAAACCTTTGATTGACGCATCTGACGTGAGTGGGGTTGTGTTGGAACACATCGAGGGTGAAATTGAGCTTAAAGATGTGTATTTTAGATATCCATCCAGGCTAGATGTGCAAATATTTAGTGGATTATCACTTGTTGTTCCTAGTGGCAAAACTGTAGCTTTGGTTGGGGAAAGTGGAAGCGGGAAGTCAACTATTATCAGTTTATTGGAGAGATTCTACGATCCTGAAGCTGGAGAAGTACTCATAGATGGTGTCAATTTGAAGAAATATCAACTCAAATGGATCAGGCAGCAGATAGGATTAGTAAGCCAGGAGCCTATCCTGTTTGCAACTACCATAAAGGAGAATATCAGTTATGGTAAAGAAAACGCTACTGAAGAAGAGATTAACACAGCTATTGAGATTGCTAATGCTgctaatttcattaaaaaactACCCCAG GGGCTAGACACTATGGTAGGTGAGCGTGGAACACAACTATCTGGTGGTCAAAAGCAAAGACTGGCAATAGCAAGGGCTATTCTAAAGAACCCAAAAATACTACTCCTCGATGAAGCTACAAGTGCACTTGATGCTGAATCAGAGCAAATTGTGCAAGAAGCACTTGAGAAAGTTATGGAGAAAAGAACATCTGTGGTTGTTGCTCATCGTCTAACAACCATCAGAAATGCTGATCTTATAGCTGTACTGCACGCTGGCAAACTACTAGAGCAAG GAAATCACGATAAATTGATGCAAGATCCAAATGGGGCATATTCACAGCTTATGCAAATGCAGGGAGGCATGGGAAGCTATGAagatgataacatgattatgaaAAATATGGACCCTGACAAGGTAAATACAACCATGAATTTGGACTACAACATGACCAGGTCATCAAGCCAGCAATTGTCAGCAGTGAAGCAATCAACAAGCCATGGATCCTCTAGACATTCCTTCACACTCAGCTATCCTAGTCGGGGGACGACTGATATTCATGAAGCTGCAACAGGAGATGCGgataagaaaaaagatgatgagCAAAGTTTAAAGAATCGAAATAAAGTTCCTATTAGGCGGCTTGCTGAACTAAACAAACCTGAGTTTCCATATGTACTACTTGGATCATTGGCTGCAATTATTCATGGCCTACTAATGCCCTTATTTGGGCTCTTGCTGTCAGAGGCCATTAAATCCTTCTTTAACCCTCCACATAAGTTGCGAAATGAATCGAGATTCTGGGGACTCATGTTCTTTGGCCTCGGTGTGGTAACTTTTCTGGTTGTACCtttcgagaattatttatttgGAGTTGCAGGGGGGAAATTGATCGAGAGAATCCGTTCTTTGACATTTAAGAAAGTAGTCCACCAAGAAATCAGCTGGTTTGATGACCCTGCAAATTCAAG TGGTGCAGTAGGTGCAAGGTTATCAACTGATGCTTCTACAGTCAGGACACTTGTGGGTGATGCTTTGGCACTTACTGTACAAAGCACGGCAACTGCATTAGGCGGTCTCATGATAGCCTTCACTGCTAATTGGATTCTAGCGATTATCATTCTTCTTGTATTACCCTTAATTTGTGTGCCAGGATTTTTACCGGCCAAGTTGTATGAAGGCTATAGTGCTGATGCTAAG GTGATGTATGAAGAAGCTAGTCAAATAGCAAATGATGCTGTTGGTAGTATTAGAACAGTGACGTCATTCTGTGCAGAAGAAAAAGTGATGGACATGTACCTAAAGAAATGTGAAGGCCCAATGATGAAAGGAGTAAAGATCGGAATTGTCAGTGGAGCAAGCTTAGGTTTTGGTTCTTTTACACTCTACTGTACGATTGGCTTTTGTTTCTTCATTGGATCTGTCCTAATCGAACATAGGTTAGCTACATTTGGCCAAGTCTTTAAG GTTTTCTTTGCATTGACATTCGCAGCCGTTGGAGTTACTCAAAGTACTGGAATTGCTCCAAATGTTAACAAAGCCAAAGATTCTATAGCTTCTATATTTGACATTCTTGATAGAAAATCCAAGATTGACTCAAGTTCTGATGTTGGCACTACTCTAGCTTTTGTTCGTGGAGATATTGAACTCAAACATGTGAGTTTCAGGTATCCAACTCGCCCGGATGTCCAAATCTTCAAGGATTTATGTTTAACTATCCCTTTTGGAAAG ACTGTTGCTCTGGTGGGGGAGAGTGGAAGCGGGAAATCAACTGTCATTAGCCTAATAGAGAGGTTCTATAATCCTCAATCAGGAGAAATACATTTGGATGGTGTGGAAATCAAACAATTCAAGTTGAGTTGGCTAAGGCATCAAATGGGCCTGCTGAGTCAAGAACCAGTATTATTTAACGAGACAATTCGTGACAACATTGCCTACAGCAGACAAGGGAAAGCAACAGAAGAAGAGATCGTTCAAGCAGCAAAATCAGCAAATGCACACAACTTTATATCCTCACTGCCTCAAGGATTTGATACAGAGGTTGGGGAAAGAGGGATACAATTATCTGGTGGACAAAAGCAAAGAATAGCTATTGCACGAGCAATATTGAAGGACCCAAAGATCCTTTTGCTGGACGAGGCAACAAGTGCATTAGATGCAGAATCAGAGCGCATAGTACAAGAAGCATTGGATGGAATAATGGTAAATAGGACAACCGTGGTTGTAGCTCATCGCTTAACCACAATTAGAGGGGCTGATATCATTGCTGTGATGAAGAATGGAGTGATTGTTGAGAAAGGAAGACATGATGTTCTTATGAATATAGAAGATGGAGTTTATGCATCCTTAGTAGCATTGAGTATGACTTCAGCCTGA
- the LOC107858066 gene encoding ABC transporter B family member 9-like isoform X1 → MSCWMVTGERQATRIRGLYLKTILRQDIAFFDTETTTGEVIGRMSGDTILIQDALGDKVGKFVKLLSTFVGGFIIAFSKGWLLSLVLVSCIPALVIAGGAMALIMSNMSSRGQIAYAKAGNVVEQTIGAIRTVAAFNGEKLAINKYDNTLKIAYAFTVQQGLVSGVGLGTFLLVLLSTYGLAIWYGSKMVIEKGYHGGDVINVLMAIMIGGMSLGQTTPSLNAFAAGQAAAYKMFETINRKPLIDASDVSGVVLEHIEGEIELKDVYFRYPSRLDVQIFSGLSLVVPSGKTVALVGESGSGKSTIISLLERFYDPEAGEVLIDGVNLKKYQLKWIRQQIGLVSQEPILFATTIKENISYGKENATEEEINTAIEIANAANFIKKLPQGLDTMVGERGTQLSGGQKQRLAIARAILKNPKILLLDEATSALDAESEQIVQEALEKVMEKRTSVVVAHRLTTIRNADLIAVLHAGKLLEQGNHDKLMQDPNGAYSQLMQMQGGMGSYEDDNMIMKNMDPDKVNTTMNLDYNMTRSSSQQLSAVKQSTSHGSSRHSFTLSYPSRGTTDIHEAATGDADKKKDDEQSLKNRNKVPIRRLAELNKPEFPYVLLGSLAAIIHGLLMPLFGLLLSEAIKSFFNPPHKLRNESRFWGLMFFGLGVVTFLVVPFENYLFGVAGGKLIERIRSLTFKKVVHQEISWFDDPANSSGAVGARLSTDASTVRTLVGDALALTVQSTATALGGLMIAFTANWILAIIILLVLPLICVPGFLPAKLYEGYSADAKVMYEEASQIANDAVGSIRTVTSFCAEEKVMDMYLKKCEGPMMKGVKIGIVSGASLGFGSFTLYCTIGFCFFIGSVLIEHRLATFGQVFKVFFALTFAAVGVTQSTGIAPNVNKAKDSIASIFDILDRKSKIDSSSDVGTTLAFVRGDIELKHVSFRYPTRPDVQIFKDLCLTIPFGKTVALVGESGSGKSTVISLIERFYNPQSGEIHLDGVEIKQFKLSWLRHQMGLLSQEPVLFNETIRDNIAYSRQGKATEEEIVQAAKSANAHNFISSLPQGFDTEVGERGIQLSGGQKQRIAIARAILKDPKILLLDEATSALDAESERIVQEALDGIMVNRTTVVVAHRLTTIRGADIIAVMKNGVIVEKGRHDVLMNIEDGVYASLVALSMTSA, encoded by the exons ATGTCATGTTGGATGGTCACTGGAGAGAGACAAGCGACTCGAATTCGGGGACTCTACTTGAAGACAATATTGAGGCAGGACATTGCCTTCTTTGACACTGAAACAACAACTGGAGAAGTCATTGGAAGAATGTCTGGAGATACTATTCTCATTCAAGATGCCTTGGGTGATAAG GTTGGGAAGTTTGTTAAGCTTCTCTCGACATTCGTTGGAGGCTTCATAATCGCCTTCTCAAAGGGATGGCTTCTCTCACTAGTCTTGGTTTCTTGCATTCCTGCTCTTGTCATTGCTGGAGGAGCCATGGCATTGATCATGTCCAACATGTCAAGCCGCGGACAGATTGCTTATGCAAAAGCTGGAAATGTAGTTGAGCAAACTATTGGAGCAATCAGAACA GTTGCAGCATTCAATGGAGAGAAGCTGGCGATAAATAAGTACGACAACACACTAAAAATTGCCTATGCTTTTACTGTCCAACAAGGACTTGTTTCAGGAGTTGGACTTGGTACATTCTTACTCGTTCTTTTATCTACTTATGGACTTGCCATTTGGTATGGTTCTAAAATGGTAATAGAGAAAGGTTATCATGGTGGAGATGTCATCAATGTTCTCATGGCTATAATGATCGGTGGAAT GTCACTAGGCCAAACTACACCTTCATTGAATGCATTTGCAGCAGGACAGGCTGCAGCTTACAAAATGTTTGAGACAATCAACAGAAAACCTTTGATTGACGCATCTGACGTGAGTGGGGTTGTGTTGGAACACATCGAGGGTGAAATTGAGCTTAAAGATGTGTATTTTAGATATCCATCCAGGCTAGATGTGCAAATATTTAGTGGATTATCACTTGTTGTTCCTAGTGGCAAAACTGTAGCTTTGGTTGGGGAAAGTGGAAGCGGGAAGTCAACTATTATCAGTTTATTGGAGAGATTCTACGATCCTGAAGCTGGAGAAGTACTCATAGATGGTGTCAATTTGAAGAAATATCAACTCAAATGGATCAGGCAGCAGATAGGATTAGTAAGCCAGGAGCCTATCCTGTTTGCAACTACCATAAAGGAGAATATCAGTTATGGTAAAGAAAACGCTACTGAAGAAGAGATTAACACAGCTATTGAGATTGCTAATGCTgctaatttcattaaaaaactACCCCAG GGGCTAGACACTATGGTAGGTGAGCGTGGAACACAACTATCTGGTGGTCAAAAGCAAAGACTGGCAATAGCAAGGGCTATTCTAAAGAACCCAAAAATACTACTCCTCGATGAAGCTACAAGTGCACTTGATGCTGAATCAGAGCAAATTGTGCAAGAAGCACTTGAGAAAGTTATGGAGAAAAGAACATCTGTGGTTGTTGCTCATCGTCTAACAACCATCAGAAATGCTGATCTTATAGCTGTACTGCACGCTGGCAAACTACTAGAGCAAG GAAATCACGATAAATTGATGCAAGATCCAAATGGGGCATATTCACAGCTTATGCAAATGCAGGGAGGCATGGGAAGCTATGAagatgataacatgattatgaaAAATATGGACCCTGACAAGGTAAATACAACCATGAATTTGGACTACAACATGACCAGGTCATCAAGCCAGCAATTGTCAGCAGTGAAGCAATCAACAAGCCATGGATCCTCTAGACATTCCTTCACACTCAGCTATCCTAGTCGGGGGACGACTGATATTCATGAAGCTGCAACAGGAGATGCGgataagaaaaaagatgatgagCAAAGTTTAAAGAATCGAAATAAAGTTCCTATTAGGCGGCTTGCTGAACTAAACAAACCTGAGTTTCCATATGTACTACTTGGATCATTGGCTGCAATTATTCATGGCCTACTAATGCCCTTATTTGGGCTCTTGCTGTCAGAGGCCATTAAATCCTTCTTTAACCCTCCACATAAGTTGCGAAATGAATCGAGATTCTGGGGACTCATGTTCTTTGGCCTCGGTGTGGTAACTTTTCTGGTTGTACCtttcgagaattatttatttgGAGTTGCAGGGGGGAAATTGATCGAGAGAATCCGTTCTTTGACATTTAAGAAAGTAGTCCACCAAGAAATCAGCTGGTTTGATGACCCTGCAAATTCAAG TGGTGCAGTAGGTGCAAGGTTATCAACTGATGCTTCTACAGTCAGGACACTTGTGGGTGATGCTTTGGCACTTACTGTACAAAGCACGGCAACTGCATTAGGCGGTCTCATGATAGCCTTCACTGCTAATTGGATTCTAGCGATTATCATTCTTCTTGTATTACCCTTAATTTGTGTGCCAGGATTTTTACCGGCCAAGTTGTATGAAGGCTATAGTGCTGATGCTAAG GTGATGTATGAAGAAGCTAGTCAAATAGCAAATGATGCTGTTGGTAGTATTAGAACAGTGACGTCATTCTGTGCAGAAGAAAAAGTGATGGACATGTACCTAAAGAAATGTGAAGGCCCAATGATGAAAGGAGTAAAGATCGGAATTGTCAGTGGAGCAAGCTTAGGTTTTGGTTCTTTTACACTCTACTGTACGATTGGCTTTTGTTTCTTCATTGGATCTGTCCTAATCGAACATAGGTTAGCTACATTTGGCCAAGTCTTTAAG GTTTTCTTTGCATTGACATTCGCAGCCGTTGGAGTTACTCAAAGTACTGGAATTGCTCCAAATGTTAACAAAGCCAAAGATTCTATAGCTTCTATATTTGACATTCTTGATAGAAAATCCAAGATTGACTCAAGTTCTGATGTTGGCACTACTCTAGCTTTTGTTCGTGGAGATATTGAACTCAAACATGTGAGTTTCAGGTATCCAACTCGCCCGGATGTCCAAATCTTCAAGGATTTATGTTTAACTATCCCTTTTGGAAAG ACTGTTGCTCTGGTGGGGGAGAGTGGAAGCGGGAAATCAACTGTCATTAGCCTAATAGAGAGGTTCTATAATCCTCAATCAGGAGAAATACATTTGGATGGTGTGGAAATCAAACAATTCAAGTTGAGTTGGCTAAGGCATCAAATGGGCCTGCTGAGTCAAGAACCAGTATTATTTAACGAGACAATTCGTGACAACATTGCCTACAGCAGACAAGGGAAAGCAACAGAAGAAGAGATCGTTCAAGCAGCAAAATCAGCAAATGCACACAACTTTATATCCTCACTGCCTCAAGGATTTGATACAGAGGTTGGGGAAAGAGGGATACAATTATCTGGTGGACAAAAGCAAAGAATAGCTATTGCACGAGCAATATTGAAGGACCCAAAGATCCTTTTGCTGGACGAGGCAACAAGTGCATTAGATGCAGAATCAGAGCGCATAGTACAAGAAGCATTGGATGGAATAATGGTAAATAGGACAACCGTGGTTGTAGCTCATCGCTTAACCACAATTAGAGGGGCTGATATCATTGCTGTGATGAAGAATGGAGTGATTGTTGAGAAAGGAAGACATGATGTTCTTATGAATATAGAAGATGGAGTTTATGCATCCTTAGTAGCATTGAGTATGACTTCAGCCTGA